The sequence TCAGCTTTCTCGAGCAGATCTTCAAGAATTTTGAGTTTTTCTTCCTTACCAACCTTTCCTTTTTCAATGAGTTCATCGACCACTTTTGTGGCTTGCTCCTTTGTCATAGATAGAAAACCAAGGCTCATGTAGACACCCTTTTCAAATAGATCGTGCATGCTCAATCACCTCCTTTTCTTGTCTGTTATCCCATATGTTTAATATAACATCTTCTTCTTTTATGCTGTCTTTTTTCGAAATATTTCCATTGTGCCTGAACTTTATAGTTATTTTCCAGTTCAAAATTTGTTTCGGCCTTGACAAACTTTTTATTAATAATTATCTTCATTATTTCATTGAACATTATAGCATTAACACCTTTTCCCTGCATATCAGGACGCACGCCGATTATATACAAATCTATCACGTCATTATTCTTCATAGCCTTTAACATATGAATGAATCCAAAGGGGAAAAGCCTTCCTTTTGCTTTTTGTAATGCTTTGGAAAACGAAGGCATTGTTATGCCAAAAGCAGCGACTCGGTCATCTTTGTCAAGAATCATGGAAATATATTCAGGGCGAATAAATCCAAAATACTGCTTCACATAAACATCTATCTGTTTCTCAGTCAGAGGAACAAATCCAAAAATATTTTCATAACTCATATTCAGCACATTAAACATATCTTTGGCATAAGGTAAAAGATCTTTTCTCTTTCTTGTTTTCAATACCTTGAGTTTGTTTCTTTGCAATGAAATATTGGCAATCCTTTTGATTTTCTCGGGGACTTTTTTCGGTATTTTTATTTCAAATTCAACCCAGTCAATTTCCTTTTGGTATCCGTGTTTCTCCATATATTCAGGAT comes from bacterium and encodes:
- a CDS encoding GNAT family N-acetyltransferase; its protein translation is MGIIIKEVKDISDLREFISFPYKLYAENKYWVPPLRFDEINTLRKDKNPAFDFCEAKYWLAYKGGKVVGRIAGIINNRYIAKWKNKYARFGWIDFVDDEEVTKALLDTVENWAKEKGMEAIEGPLGFTDLDYEGMLVDGFEELGTMASIYNHPYYPEYMEKHGYQKEIDWVEFEIKIPKKVPEKIKRIANISLQRNKLKVLKTRKRKDLLPYAKDMFNVLNMSYENIFGFVPLTEKQIDVYVKQYFGFIRPEYISMILDKDDRVAAFGITMPSFSKALQKAKGRLFPFGFIHMLKAMKNNDVIDLYIIGVRPDMQGKGVNAIMFNEIMKIIINKKFVKAETNFELENNYKVQAQWKYFEKRQHKRRRCYIKHMG